In Triticum aestivum cultivar Chinese Spring chromosome 5B, IWGSC CS RefSeq v2.1, whole genome shotgun sequence, the following proteins share a genomic window:
- the LOC123112713 gene encoding transcription factor RF2a — MNKDRSRISADGGGGDGLPPQPSRRSSTPPPEYDISRMPDFPTRNPGHRRAHSEILSLPDDLDLCAPGGGDGPSLSDENDEELFSMFLDVDKLNSSCGPSSDQAESSSAAAAGGGEAARAGHVMRPKHQHSQSMDESMSIKAEDLVGAPGMEGMSTVEAKKAVSAAKLAELALVDPKRAKRIWANRQSAARSKERKMRYIGELERKVQTLQTEATTLSAQLSLLQRDTSGLTSENSELKIRLQNMEQQVHLQDALNDTLKTEVQRLKVATGQMGNGGGMLMNYGGMSQAPHQFGSNQQMFHNSQSMQSLLATHQLQQLQLHQQPQQQQQPMRPQHHHHQQQQPLHPLQAQLFQQAARDLKMKGPMWGDGKSSGGGGI; from the exons ATGAACAAGGACAGGTCCCGGATCTcggcggatggcggcggcggcgacggcctgCCGCCGCAGCCCTCGCGCCGCTCGTCGACTCCCCCGCCGGAGTACGACATCAGCCGCATGCCGGACTTCCCCACCAGGAACCCCGGCCACCGGCGCGCGCACTCCGAGATCCTCAGCCTCCCCGACGACCTCGACCTTTGCGCGcccgggggcggcgacgggccctCGCTGTCGGACGAGAACGACGAGGAGCTCTTCTCCATGTTCCTCGACGTGGACAAGCTCAACTCGTCGTGCGGGCCGTCGTCGGACCAGGCGGAGTCGTCGTCAGCCGCTGCTGCCGGCGGGGGCGAGGCGGCCAGGGCGGGCCACGTGATGAGGCCGAAGCACCAGCACAGCCAGTCCATGGACGAGTCGATGTCgatcaaggccgaggacctggtgGGGGCGCCGGGGATGGAGGGGATGTCCACTGTGGAGGCCAAGAAGGCGGTGTCCGCGGCGAAGCTGGCCGAGCTTGCTCTTGTCGACCCCAAGAGGGCAAAAAG GATTTGGGCTAATAGACAATCTGCGGCAAGATCGAAGGAAAGGAAAATGCGCTATATTGGTGAACTTGAGCGCAAGGTGCAAACCCTGCAGACAGAAGCAACAACATTGTCAGCCCAATTGTCATTGCTACAG AGAGATACCAGTGGGCTAACAAGTGAGAATAGTGAATTGAAGATACGTCTGCAGAACATGGAGCAGCAAGTCCACCTACAAGATG CTCTAAATGACACCCTGAAAACGGAGGTTCAGCGGCTGAAGGTGGCAACAGGCCAGATGGGCAACGGTGGGGGGATGCTGATGAACTACGGCGGCATGTCACAGGCGCCGCACCAATTCGGAAGCAACCAGCAGATGTTCCACAACAGCCAGTCCATGCAGTCTCTGCTAGCGACGCACCAGCTGCAACAGCTCCAGCTCCACCAGCAgccccagcagcagcagcagccgatgCGCCctcagcaccaccaccaccagcagcagcagccacTGCACCCGCTGCAGGCACAGCTGTTCCAGCAGGCGGCGCGCGACCTCAAGATGAAAGGGCCGATGTGGGGCGATGGGAAGTCATCGGGAGGCGGTGGCATCTGA